A region from the Plasmodium berghei ANKA genome assembly, chromosome: 9 genome encodes:
- a CDS encoding tRNA m(1)G methyltransferase, putative: MKHDDNEINDFFCNLSNVIDENDVNKIVKKKKTKMEKKKEKREILKEKRKKNRPEEKKKKKYKKRTELLKILEGLNEEEQITFLKERKLLQKKKKEEKKIFLEKCYNEGYKICFNCSFLNFMGEKEISSLAKQIFLSYHYMIKNKVPIQFHFSHLKNDDFLFLQLQQKYSLKTWKVHINPKNYWEFFEKNKIVVLSPDATEELTELNKDEVYIISALVDRSISKNLSFYQASLQNVVTKKLPLEKYIKKKKSNVLNVNTVVEILITYLQIRNWKKVFEKCLPQKKVLCFFDE; the protein is encoded by the exons atgaaacacGATGACAACGAAATAAACGACTTTTTTTGTAACCTTTCTAATGTAATAGACGAAAATgatgttaataaaattgtgaaaaagaaaaaaacaaagatggaaaaaaaaaaggaaaaacgagaaatattaaaagaaaaacgtaaaaaaaatagaccagaagaaaagaaaaaaaaaaaatataaaaaaagaactgaattgttaaaaatattagagGGATTAAATGAGGAAGAAcaaataacatttttaaaagaaagaaaattattacaaaaaaaaaaaaaagaagaaaaaaaaatttttttagagAAATGCTATAATGAAggatataaaatatgttttaattgcagctttttaaattttatgggggaaaaagaaatatcaAGTTTAGCTAAAcaaatttttctttcttatcattatatgattaaaaataaagttcctatacaatttcatttttctcatttaaaaaatgatgattttttatttttacaattacaacaaaaatattctttaaAAACATGGAAAGTCCATATAAAtccaaaaaattattgggaattttttgaaaaaaataaaattgtagTTCTATCTCCTGATGCAACAGAA GAATTAActgaattaaataaagacgaggtgtatataatatctGCACTTGTTGACCGAAGTATTTCAAAG AATTTATCCTTTTATCAGGCTTCTTTGCAAAATGTAGTAACGAAAAAATTGCCTTTAGAG aAATACAtcaagaagaaaaaaagcAACGTTCTCAATGTCAATACTGTAGTCGAAATTTTGATAACTTATTTGCAAATTAGAAACTGGAAAAAAgtttttgaaaaatgtttgccacaaaaaaaagttttatgtttttttgaCGAATAG
- a CDS encoding acyl-CoA-binding protein, putative, with the protein MLLPVRKSFCFFNIASTIAIIYVLNKYNRDNDGKLVKKLKNVKEWLIKEGITLYRKYRLLKIPKIDKNVIINMSDKELEEKFAQACNDVKIIQGKLKFEQWIYLYGLYKQITSGNIKNDSKSSLNFNDEMIKTEQMNAWKNCYGVSKKVCKYLYVKYFNELFPKGVENSNTNFQIDLKKNISKMKPLTDRFFGSSNTISKGSEESLSDILCNYIVSKNMSLIKKTIKAHPDLINAKNRDGLTPLHYACDRGFLDIVKFLIKAGANINEEDSLGDSVLHIAAYSGKMEIIKFLINAGVNIHKKNAEGLTYEAILSKL; encoded by the coding sequence atgcTTCTTCCAGTACGTAAATCATTTtgcttttttaatattgcCTCAACAATAgctataatatatgtattgaataaatataatcgAGACAATGATGGAAAActtgttaaaaaattgaaaaatgtAAAAGAATGGCTAATTAAAGAAGGGATAACATTATATAGAAAGTATAGACTATTAAAAATTCCCAAAATcgataaaaatgtaataataaatatgagtGATAAAGAATTAGAAGAAAAATTTGCTCAAGCATGTAATGATGTTAAAATAATCCAAGGGAAATTAAAGTTTGAACAatggatatatttatatggattatataaacaaataacatcaggcaatataaaaaatgatagcAAATCgtcattaaattttaatgatgAAATGATTAAGACTGAGCAAATGAATGCTTGGAAAAATTGTTATGGAGTTAGTAAAAAGgtttgtaaatatttatatgtaaaatattttaatgaattatTTCCAAAAGGTGTAGAAAATtcaaatacaaattttcaaatagatttaaaaaaaaatataagtaaaATGAAACCTTTGACTGATCGATTTTTTGGCAGCAGCAATACAATTTCAAAAGGCTCAGAAGAAAGTTTATCtgatatattatgtaattatattgtttcaaaaaatatgtcattaattaaaaaaactatCAAAGCACATCCAGATTTAATAAATGCAAAAAACAGAGATGGATTAACACCATTACATTATGCCTGTGATAGAGGATTTCTAGACAttgttaaatttttaataaaagcTGGcgcaaatataaatgaagaGGATTCCCTTGGAGATTCAGTATTACATATAGCTGCTTATTCTggaaaaatggaaataattaaatttttaataaatgctGGTGTAAATatccataaaaaaaatgcagaAGGATTAACTTATGAGGCAATTCTCAGTAAATTATAA
- a CDS encoding actin-related protein 2/3 complex subunit 1, putative, with product MIEYLKCNCVKYSIPDEEYNIPIKLSPNKKEMLIAVVNTKNNIVLYKIINTEIIYFDILYTGSRNKIIGLEWSAKNELLIVTIDMKCVIFKKNQKGKWECTNVNISTEELPTCVCWHPHANTFAIGFSSGAIFICSLKEKKKWVIKKVENHTGSILFLDWSSSGYILSTSSLDSTSLLIYTPNIVDEETNNKDNLKLHRKFEECIAERNFKNNDIINKIECTGYILCHSSFSLSNEKVAIIASSFDNSCKKQKIIISDFLKSPINIQSVTWVGQTLQKCLFLDNERLLVYGYEVFPIIIECINNEWIISRVVLPEFIIKNLSVDFFYDKKSIKDIEQTCNELNGNEIIGEIVAHSNSILQLSMLETCEDMKNGKFVTVSSDFNVVIWNYNL from the exons atgattgaatatttaaaatgcAATTGTGTAAAATATTCCATTCCCGATgaagaatataatataccaATAAAATTGTCAccaaataaaaaggaaatgtTAATAGCTGTTGttaatacaaaaaacaACATAGttctatataaaataattaataccgaaattatttattttgatattcTATACACGGGT agtagaaataaaattataggACTTGAATGGTCAGCAAAAAATGAGTTGCTTATAGTTACTATTGACATGAAATGTgtcatatttaaaaaaaatcaaaaaggAAAATGGGAATGTACTAATGTTAATATATCAACAGAAGAATTACCAACATGCGTTTGCTGGCACCCACATGCCAACACATTCGCAATTGGATTTTCATCTGGGgctatatttatttgttcgttaaaggaaaaaaaaaaatgggttataaaaaaagttgaAAATCATACTGGgagtattttatttttagattGGAGTTCGTCtg GTTACATATTATCTACTAGCTCTTTGGATTCAAcatcattattaatatacaCACCAAATATTGTGGATGAAGAAACTAACAATAAGGACAATTTAAA ATTGCATAGAAAATTTGAGGAATGTATCGCAGAaagaaattttaaaaataatgacataataaataag ATTGAATGTACAGGATACATTTTATGCCACAgttctttttctttatcaaATGAAAAAGTAGCAATAATCG ctaGCAGTTTTGATAATAGCTGtaaaaagcaaaaaataataatttcggattttttaaaatccCCAATTAATATTCAATCCGTTACGTGGGTTGGTCAGACACTACAGAAATGTTTGTTCCTAGATAACGAAAGATTATTAGTC taTGGCTATGAGGTGTTTCCAATTATTATAgaatgtataaataatgaatggATTATTTCTCGAGTTGTACTCCCCGagtttattattaaaaatttaagtgtggactttttttatgataaaaaaagtattaaGGATATAGAACAAACGTGCAATGAACTGAATGGTAATGAAATTATTGGAGAAATTGTTGCACATTCTAATAGCATTTTGCAACTGTCTATGTTGGAGACATGTGAAGATATGAAAAATGGAAAGTTTGTAACAGTATCAAGCGATTTTAATGTTGTTATTTggaattataatttataa
- a CDS encoding myosin light chain B, putative: MIQNLYVPQNNKIKNYNERKTTSLFRNNSVSFYNDVNTEAICLLDRATQPINYKIIKNDCILFKDGNKIQHTKKEKEFDKITQIVNASNYLNSLKSKIHTTDIEQITKPLGIYFSNEKSNSLRTKDNDLVYKNKYESLKKEYDNLKERMDIKIDLELIKAGAFYNKEDIHDILRLIKKYQSRIKEKKDIIDTQNNVIENIMEQTKLNRNKFIVEKKKNEDMAKICHSYYRQSKKTQMKMKMLKYSFLEYKMALENIVSCCEQIGGDKIILMDAIKSAKTQTDLSIATEILNIKKIKDLEMSICYCEHHINYLNEELNLKLQELKNETKEKKEAQNEIYSYKKELTKNNNMIIKILENYHQMMATMEKIIYENDIANKYKPDFIKDKKKYNDMVKLLLESNKELKNINDKLFLSNNVFKGKLKNHQEFLTKHMNEDNKNKHKDDANKISNLTDQTNETKNIDKSETEIIAKENNSTNETVLKNNIDINVELDKIEKIQEFIKNKNIDKLKFEDCVDIMYKSNIVLTRNKMEELKQMGLITANEFVTFIKPFIINEEEALKNMITFFEIWDVKKTGYMHKDLFMPILKYFGDHLSDQEIDYLQKELNLSNEPKISYADILKKWIYGKDQQI, from the exons ATGatacaaaatttatatgtccctcaaaacaataaaattaaaaattataatgaaagGAAAACTACGTCCCTTTTCCGAAATAACTCAGTGTCTTTTTATAATGATGTCAATACCGAAGCAATCTGTTTATTA GATAGAGCGACCCAACCAATAAACTATAagat aataaaaaatgactgtattttattcaaaGACGGGAACAAAATTCAAcatacaaaaaaagaaaag gaatttgataaaataacCCAAATTGTAAATGCTTccaattatttaaattctttaaaaagtaaaatacATACAACCGACATTGAACAAATTACAAAACCATTAGGAATATATTTCTCAAATGAAAAATCTAATAGCCTTAG AACAAAAGATAATGATTTagtttataaaaacaaatatgaaTCCCTTAAAAAGGAGTATGACAATCTTAAGGAAAGAATGGACATCAAGATTGATCTTGAACTTATTAAg GCAGGAGCCTTTTACAATAAAGAAGACATACATGACATTCTTCGtctgataaaaaaatatcaatcTCGGattaaagaaaagaaaGATATTATAGACACTCAAAACAATGTTATAGAAAACATAATGGAGCAAac CAAACTAAATCGAAACAAATTTATcgttgaaaaaaaaaaaaatgaagatatgGCAAAGATTTGTCATTCCTATTACCGTCAAAG taaaaaaacacaaatgaagatgaaaatgttgaaatattcatttcttgaatataaaatggcCTTGGAAAATATCGTTTCATGTTGTGAACAAATTGGG GGAGACAAAATAATCTTAATGGATGCAATAAAATCCGCCAAAACACAAACAGACTTATCCATTGCAACTGAAATTCTAAACat aaaaaaaattaaggaCCTCGAAATGAGCATATGCTATTGTGAACATCACATAAAT tATTTAAATGAAGAATTAAATCTAAAACTACAAGaattgaaaaatgaaacaaaagaaaaaaaagaagctcaaaatgaaatatattcttaTAAAAAGGAACTAAcaaagaataataatatgataatcaaa ATTTTGGAAAATTATCATCAAATGATGGCAACcatggaaaaaattatatatgaaaatgatattgCCAATAAGTATAAGCCCGATTTTATTAAAGACAAGAAAAAG TACAACGATATGGTTAAACTGTTACTCGAAAGTAACAAAGAATTGAAGAACATCAATgataaattgtttttatcaaataatgtgtttaaaggaaaattaaaaaatcatcaagaatttttaacaaaacATATGAAtgaagataataaaaataaacacaAAGACGATGCtaataaaatttcaaaCTTAACGGATCAAACAAATGAgactaaaaatatagacaAATCTGAAACAGAAATAATAgcaaaagaaaataattctaCTAATGAAACTGtgctaaaaaataatatagatataaatgTGGAATTAgataaaatagaaaaaatacaagaatttataaagaataaaaat aTTGATAAATTAAAGTTTGAGGATTGTGTAGACATTATGTACAAATCG AATATCGTATTAACGCGTAATAAAATGGAGgaattaaaacaaatggGATTAATAACCGCAAATGAGTTTGTAACTTTTATTAAgccatttattataaatgaagaagaagctttaaaaaatatgataactttttttgaaatttgGGATGTTAAG aaaactgggtatatgcataaggatttatttatgcccatactaaaatattttggTGATCATTTAAGTGACCAAGAAATAGATTATTTACAAAa AGAGCTAAACTTATCGAACGAACCAAAGATTTCCTATGCGGATATACTgaaaaa gtGGATATATGGAAAAGACCAGCAGATTTAA
- a CDS encoding histone acetyltransferase MYST, putative codes for MVGSKNDNLHVNKSGGINKGAKSGNHITKEKGLTSNANTSGNNKSTKGNNSKHRNIGKSVASSSKFNDTYALLFPNALPVKQVLWGLYPLNKVWRQCSIVYARPKNKTLNDINLIFPLNVNKNDILNKISNENTNNNIMKESDYDYYVHWEKFDRRLDCWISHENLRLLNNEPNDEYPIIKNTEDSYDSDHEHAGIDKEYLREHEENTKLKTINQIKFGKYLIDTWYFSPYPKEYQNIDILYICEFCLSFFKENVELIRHTGICEIRHPPGNEIYRNEKISIFEIDGNYFRIYCENLCFLSKLFLDHKTLKHRVNLFLFYVITEFDEYGYHITGYFSKEKYSKNNVSCILTLPQHQKKGYGKFLINFSYFLSQTEKRIGTPERPLSDLGAASYMAYWYETLLKVLINYEKLSIQELSEITSIETYDIVACLEEKEIIKSMANGETVYYINPKHMKFILEKLKHKNSDLCRNKLHWVSYDYYLALYE; via the coding sequence ATGGTGGGGAGCAAGAATGATAATTTACATGTTAATAAAAGTGGTGGAATAAACAAAGGAGCCAAATCTGGAAATCATATTACTAAAGAAAAAGGATTAACTAGTAATGCAAATACGAGTgggaataataaaagtacaaaaggaaataatagCAAACATAGGAATATAGGAAAATCTGTAGCATCATCatcaaaatttaatgataCATATGCTCTATTATTTCCAAATGCTTTACCAGTAAAACAAGTATTATGGGGGCTTTATCCCTTAAATAAAGTGTGGAGGCAATGCTCTATTGTTTATGCTAGAcccaaaaataaaactttaaatgatataaatttaattttccCATTAAATGTAaacaaaaatgatatattaaataaaataagtaaCGAAAATACAAACAACAATATAATGAAAGAAAGTGATTATGATTATTATGTACATTGGGAAAAATTTGATAGACGATTAGATTGCTGGATTTCTCATGAAAATCTACGATTGTTAAATAATGAACCAAATGATGAATAtccaataataaaaaatacagaaGATAGCTATGATTCTGATCATGAACATGCTGGAATAGataaagaatatttaagagagcatgaagaaaatacaaaacttaaaactataaatcaaataaaatttggaaaatatttaatcGATACATGGTATTTTTCTCCTTATCCAAAAgaatatcaaaatattgatattttatatatatgtgaattttgtttatcattttttaaagaaaatgttGAATTAATTAGACATACAGGAATATGTGAAATAAGACACCCTCCTGGAAATGAAATTTAtcgaaatgaaaaaatatcaatttTTGAAATTGATGGAAATTATTTTCGAATTTATTGTGaaaatttatgttttttatcaaaactTTTCCTTGACCATAAAACATTAAAACATAGAGTTAACTTATTTCTGTTTTATGTTATAACTGAATTTGATGAATATGGATATCACATAACTggatatttttcaaaagaaaaatattcaaaaaataatgtctCATGTATATTAACATTACCTCAACATCAAAAAAAAGGGTATGGAAAATTTCTTATTAATtttagttattttttatcacaaACTGAAAAAAGAATAGGAACTCCAGAAAGACCTCTTTCAGATTTAGGCGCAGCATCCTATATGGCTTATTGGTATGAAACATTGCTAAAAGTTTTgataaattatgaaaaattatctATTCAAGAATTGTCTGAAATTACAAGTATCGAAACTTATGATATTGTTGCATGCTTAGAAGAAAAggaaattattaaaagtaTGGCAAATGGTGAAAcagtttattatataaaccCAAAACACATGAAATTCATCCTCGAAAAATTGAAGCATAAAAATTCTGACTTGTGCAGGAATAAATTGCATTGGGTATCCTATGATTACTATTTGGCTTTATATGAGTAG
- a CDS encoding nucleolar protein 56, putative produces the protein MKSLYILFECSAGYFLLKVEEWEQIGNNENLEKKILNADTFHQIVQFCAFIPFETAETALENLLNINEGKATSFLLNFLEQNLPNNKSQYELGVADLNLGKFLSNIGFNIVHNNNILELFRACRLFYLKKIKKYINNADIDIKNFNIGLGHSYSRSKLKLDPRKQDKSIINSIGTIESLDKNINVFSMRVIEWYSWHFPELKKIVTDVCMYCKLVILIQIKENFDFENNKDKINEITQNEEMTENIEKVANLSIGQELAEEDLNNIINFANEVINLSNTRNVLWSYLDKKLDIVSPNLKELLGNTLSARLISHAGSLVNLAKCPSSSIQIFGSEKALFNSLKGNKKTPKFGILYNSSYISKTPTALKGRMSRYLSCKSAMAARIDSFSDYPTNSYGIAFKKQLEHKILHMIKGVKLSKNIDYINEAEKIYKNQNGISNIEDADDEEEKKRLKKAKKEEKKRRKLEKKMKKEKEKAEKENEKKESEEKENEEKENEEDDK, from the coding sequence ATGAAAAGTTTGTACATTTTATTCGAATGCTCAGCTGGGTATTTCTTACTTAAAGTTGAAGAATGGGAACAAATAGGAAATAATGAGAAtcttgaaaaaaaaatattgaatgCAGATACATTTCATCAAATTGTTCAATTTTGTGCATTTATACCTTTTGAAACGGCCGAAACAGCATTAGAAAATTTACTTAATATTAACGAAGGAAAAGCaacatcatttttattaaattttttagaaCAGAATTTgccaaataataaaagtcAATATGAATTAGGAGTAGCAGATCTTAACTTAGGCAAATTTTTATCTAACATTGGTTTTAACATAgtacataataataatatattagaaTTATTTCGAGCCTGTagattattttatttaaaaaaaatcaaaaaatatattaacaatgctgatatagatattaaaaattttaatatcgGTTTAGGTCATAGTTATTCAAGATCTAAACTAAAATTAGATCCGAGAAAACAAGATAAATCTATTATTAATAGTATAGGAACTATTGAATCTTtagacaaaaatataaatgtttttaGTATGAGGGTTATAGAATGGTATAGTTGGCATTTTCCagagttaaaaaaaattgtaactGATGTTTGTATGTATTGTAAATTAGttattttaatacaaataaaagaaaattttgatttcgaaaataataaagataaaattaatgaaataacacaaaatgaagaaatgacagaaaatatagaaaaagtAGCTAACTTATCAATAGGTCAAGAATTAGCAGAAGaagatttaaataatattataaactTTGCAAATGAagttattaatttatcaaaCACTAGAAATGTATTATGGAGCTATTTAGATAAAAAACTTGATATAGTTTCGCCAAATCTTAAAGAGTTATTAGGCAATACATTAAGTGCAAGGTTAATTAGCCATGCTGGGTCGCTAGTAAATTTAGCTAAATGTCCATCAAGTAGTATTCAAATCTTTGGTTCTGAAAAAGCATTGtttaattcattaaaaggcaataaaaaaacaccAAAGTTtggaatattatataactCTTCTTATATATCTAAAACACCTACAGCATTAAAAGGCCGAATGTCTCGATACTTGTCATGTAAAAGTGCTATGGCTGCACGAATAGATTCTTTTTCTGACTATCCTACTAATTCATATGGTATtgcatttaaaaaacaattagaacataaaatattgcaCATGATCAAGGGTGTTAAACTTtcgaaaaatatagattatattaatgaagCAGAAAAAATCTATAAAAACCAAAATGGAATTAGTAATATTGAGGATGCTGATGATGAGgaagaaaagaaaagatTGAAGAAGGCCAAGAAagaggaaaaaaaaagaagaaagctagaaaaaaaaatgaaaaaagaaaaagaaaaagctGAAAAGGAGAATGAGAAAAAGGAGAGTGAGGAAAAGGAAAATGAGGAAAAGGAAAATGAGGAAGATGATAAATAA
- a CDS encoding haloacid dehalogenase-like hydrolase, putative — protein MDSNNILCYHISDKGKNKNFKNIKLITFDLDDTLWNINALLNYADKECNEYMKRNYKRTYDYFLKKYELSMTKVLVELLEKKIYMDNTSIQILAQIRNDALKHLANQSNYNEEEFTNAIQKVWKKKKNDVHLFISSGTLEYLRELKKRGYILGAITNGDSDVNEIKFLNEIFSFVIRSMDYNCEKPKADIFNIARNILKKKKNINIRPEEWLHVGDDIYTDVMGSKNARINCAWITMYRGGNEVKAHEWYSYLKLKLGNNKNSTLAQYDPYSDSIFSKFRKKNIKLPYEYVDIEIRHCRDLDAILP, from the coding sequence ATGGATAGTAACAACATATTATGCTATCATATAAGTgataaaggaaaaaataaaaattttaaaaatatcaaacTAATAACTTTTGATCTTGATGATACTTTATGGAATATAAATGCATTACTTAATTATGCCGATAAAGAATGTAATGAATATATGAAAAGAAATTACAAAAGAACatatgattattttttaaagaaatatgAATTATCTATGACAAAAGTATTAGTAGaattattagaaaaaaaaatatatatggataatACTAGTATTCAAATATTAGCACAAATTCGAAATGATGCATTAAAACATTTAGCTAATCaatcaaattataatgaagAAGAATTCACAAATGCAATACAAAAAGTGtggaaaaagaaaaaaaatgatgttcatttatttattagcTCAGGTACTTTGGAATATTTAagagaattaaaaaagagaGGATATATATTAGGAGCTATAACCAATGGTGATTCAGATgtaaatgaaattaaatttttaaatgaaatattttcatttgttaTAAGATCTATGGATTATAATTGTGAAAAGCCTAAAGcagatatatttaatattgcacgtaatatattaaaaaaaaaaaaaaatataaatataagacCAGAAGAATGGTTGCATGTTGGAgatgatatatatacagATGTAATGGGATCAAAAAATGCACGTATTAATTGTGCATGGATAACTATGTATAGAGGTGGTAATGAAGTTAAGGCACATGAATGGTATTCATATCTAAAATTAAAACttggaaataataaaaattcaacACTTGCACAATATGATCCTTATTCTGattctatattttcaaaatttagaaaaaaaaatattaaactACCATATGAATATGTAGATATAGAAATACGTCATTGCCGAGATCTAGATGCAATACTACCataa